GTAACCCATCTTCCCCTTCATGAAGCATCCAGCCACCTTCCAATGCCCCAAGCAGATATCCTGACAGTAGTTCCATATAAGAGACTCCACCATATCCTTGTTCCCTTCATCTAAAAAGACATTCTGATTGCAGAAAGCACTGGCTGCGGCTCCTGCTTCTTTAAAAGAACACTACATCATTAAGCCCCAGTTGAGTTACATTACCACACATGTGTTCAAGAACCCTTGAATAGAAATGTTTTAAGGGAGAGATTTCAGTCAACAATGCTGAAGCAAGGCATATGAGCAGAGGGGGCTGACAAGAAATTGGGCCACTTCGAGCTAGGGCTGGTGAGATACATTACAGGAGAAGACTGTTGGCAGGATCATCACCTAAATTAGTAAAACCTCCTTTTCTAGAAATCAGATCACTTGCTATACCTCCAATTGTAAAAATATATTCTGTTATTTGTTGCTGTTTATTCTGTTAACTGCAGGTTACCTGTTGCTGTTGCTACTCCTGCTCTGTTGCTGCTCGATCCTGCTCCAACCAatttctgttttattttttagtttttcagtTGCTCAGTTATTctgttatatgtgtatatatatcctTCTGGGTATAACAGGCAAGATAAGAGAAGAGGAAGAATTCTATTGCAGCTTTCTCTGTGTGTGTTTCAGTTTCTTCTTCATTCACTTCTCTATTTTTCAGCTTTCATTGCAATCTTCTGTTTTCgtaaaatggtatcagagcagactTGATTGCAAATTGTAAAATCTTGTGTTTCTTCTTTCTTGAAGAAAACACATTCagcatttcattttttttttatcgtgTTTTTCTTCATCATGTCTTCTCCTGCTTCATCCTCTGAAATTGATTCATCTAATCCATACTTTATGCATCATGGCGAAAATCCTGGTTCACTTCTGGTTTCTCAGCAATTGACTGGACCGGATGATTATCCCAGTTGGAGGCGTGCCATAATATTGGCTTTATCAGCCAAAAGCAAATATGGTTTCATAAATGGTACAATAGTTAAGCCGAAGGATGAAGATCCTCTGTCTGCAGCCTGGTCAAAATGTAATAGAATGATCCTTTCTTGGCTCCTGAATGCTGTTTCCGGAGAAATTGCATCAAGTGTTCTTCATCATGAATTggcaaaatatttttgggatgaTCTTGCTGTCCGATTTCGACAATCAAATGGACCACGTCTCTATCAGTTAAAGAAAGATATCTCCAACCTGATGCAAGAAAATTTAACTGTAACAGCCTATTTCACTAGGCTCAAAGGTCTGTGGGATGAATTGTCTAATTACATAGCCACTAAGAAATGTGTTTGTGGTTGAGGTTGTGCATGTGGAAAGTCATCTCATGAGGATTATGTGCTGCAATTTCTTATGGGGTTAAATGACGCATATTCACAAATTTGTGGACAAATATTGTTGACTGATCCTCTGCCTTCAATCGGCAAGGTGTATGCACTAATTGTTCAGGAAGAGTGTCAACGAACTGCTGCAGGGCATGTGCCTTCCATTGAATCTGCAGCAATGTTGAGTAAGAATTATTCTTCAAATGCACACCAGCAAAGATATCagaaaaataaaaagcaaaaggGACGATGTTCTCATTGGGGTCATGAGAATCACTCAGCTGAAAGATGTTATAAACTACATGGTTATCCTCCTGGGTACAAATTTACCAAAAATAAGCCAGCATCAAGATATACTACTTCTGCTCATCAAGTCATTGCTGATAAAGATTCAATTGCAGCAAATTCTTGTCCTTTTACTCCAGAGCAATGTGAGCAGCTTCTGAGTCTCCTCAAGGCTCCTAACTCTTCATCTTTGTCAACTGCCTTTGCTATAAATAACAACACAACATACTCTTATGTCAGGTAGGTCCCTGCCTAGTGTCTTTTTCTGTTTTTCAATCTGATAAAACAGCCCTTGGATCATTGATACGGGGGCTACTGATCACATCATACATTCAGCATCTATGTTTCATAATTACTCTCGTATTACATCTAAAGTTCAACTGCCGAATGGACAAAAGGTTGAATCCACTCATATTGGTACTGTTAAGCTTTCTAATGATTTATGCTTAACTGATGTGTGTGTCCCTGCATTTAACTTCAATCTTCTTTCAGTTAGCAAATTGACTTCCAACTCACACTTATGACTGTACTTTACTTCTTCACACTGCTATATACAGGACCTTGTGAGCAAGAAGATAATTGGAGTGGGTAAAGCAACTAAAGGACTTTATTACTTTCTGTTACCTGGATCTGAAGACCTTCCGGAATCAGAATCTGCTATAGCTACTTCTTTTTTACCATACTCAGTTCATTGtatgaattttgatttgtctgaAAAAGATCTTTGGCATTGTCGTTTGGGACACCCTTCTGGTTCAAAATTATCTTTGTTATATAATAATATTCCAAGCATAAATAAAGGTAGTCTTCATATCTGTCACATATGCCCATTAGCAAAACAACACAAGTTATCATTTAAACCAAGTTCAATCCATACAACAAAACCTTTTGAAATGATCCGctgtgatatttggggtcctttttCCACGTGTGCAATGGATGGTTCTCGATATTTTTTGACCATTGTAGATGATTACAGTCAAAGTACATGGACATTTCTTATGGCACAAAAGTCTCAGACTCGATCCATTCTGCAGTACTTTGTTCAGTTAATTTCCACTCAGTTTGAAACCACAATCAAAGTATTAAGATTAGATAATGGTCCTGAATTCAATATGAAAGAATTTTTTCAATCAAAAGGAATTATTCATCATTTGAGTTGTGTGGAAATACATTAGCAAAATGTTGTTGTTGAACGAAAACACCAGCACCTATTAAATGTAGCTCGAGCCTTAATGTTTCAAGCTTCTTTACCTTAAAAAATTTTTGGGGGATTGTATCCTTACAGCCacatatttgattaatagaacacCATCTTCAGTTTTAAAAGGCAAGTCACCATATGAGATGTTATTTGGAAAGCCACCCTAATATGATCAATTATGTATTCTTGGCTGCCTTTGTAATGCATCAACACTCAGTCACAACAGATCAAAGTTTGATCCTCGAGCAAAGCCATGCATTTTTATTGGTTATCCTCATGGCATTTAGGGTTACAAGTTATATGACTTGCATTCAAAGACAATTTTTGTATCTTGTAATGTGATTTTTCATGAAACCATCTTTCCCTTTGCATCCAATAAACAGCCTCACACAAACACACCTCTTACTCCAATAATCCCAAATCCTATACCTGAGTttgaatgtaacgccccaacctaggtctgtcaggtagcactgcgtctctccttctccacttgggccagacaacaggggggcgggtCATTAgtcccacagaccaacacgtgtccttttcagtgtgtttggTTTTCACTCACAcatttcctgagaaaacttcccagaaggtcacccatcccaaaattactccaagtcaagcatgcttaaccgtggagtttttatgggaaggctcccgaaaagaaaggtgcaccttgttgatatgggtggTAACAacaaatcctttttaagtctttcttccatggggtatcacattctccctcacttatagaacgcaacgtcctcgttgcgaacccacatttctaaacctaggtgatgtgaatctcatcacacttctggttgggtaatggctctgataccattttgtaacccccaaacctaggtctgccagggagcactgcgtctctcctttTGTAACGtccttccatggggtatcacattaaCTTGGCTCTAATACTATTTTGTAATGCCCTAACCTGAGTCTGTTAGGGAGCACTACATCTCttctcctccacttggaccagacaataggggcgggccttatcggactaatgactggccccacaaaccaacacgtgtccttttcaatgtgttttgtcctcactaacacactttctgagaaaactgcccagaaggtcacccatcccaagattacaccaagccaaacacgcttaaccgtggagttcttatgggaagattcccgaaaagaaaggtgcaccttattgatatgggtagtaacatcaaatcctttttaagcctttcttccatagGGGTATCACattaacttggctctgataccattttgtaacgccccaacctgagtctatcaaggagcactgcgtctctcctcctccacctggaccagacaatcctttttaaacctttcttttatggggtatcacattaacttggctctgataccattttttaacgccccaacctgagtctgtcaaagagcactgcgtctctcctcctccacctagaccagacaacaaggggacgagccttatcggactaatgactggccccacagaccaatacgtgtcctttttagtatgttttgtcctcactcacacactttctgagaaacttcccagaaggtcacccatcctaagattactccaagttaagcacgcttaactgtggagttcttatgggaaggctctcgaaaagaaaggtgcaccttgttgatatgggtagtaatatcaaatcctttttaagcttTTCTTCCATAGAGTATCACATTGAATTTCATGATAACATCTTTAATGGTCAAAATTTGCAGAATCATCCACATGCACAATCAAGTCTTCTTCCTACTGATTCCATTGCtccatcttcaatttttcctatCACAAATACAATTCCAGTTTCGGTTTCTACAGAACCAAATACACATCAAAATGAGTCATCTGCGGTAGACAATTCCCTTTCCAATCCTACAGGCCACTCACCACCACctgtcaacattcctttcattccACGAAGGTCTACCAGAAATAGGAAACATGCTAGTTATTTAAAGGACTTTCACTGGTATGCTGCAGACCACTCCAAGAATGAATCTTGTCCATCAGGTATACATCCCTTATCATCAGTTATATCATATCATCGTTCGTCTTCATCTCACAAATGTTTTACACTAGCATTATCCATGCATCACGAGCCTCGTAGTTTTCAAGAAGCTTCTAAATTTGTACATTGGTGTGATGCCATGGATGTTGAAATTAGGGCACTTGAGGAAAATAAAACCTGGACTCTCACTAATCTACCAGCATGAAAGACTCccataggatgcaagtgggtttATAAAGTGAAACATAAGGCTGATGAAGCATTGAGCGTTATAAGGCTCGTTTGGTCGCAGACTCGCAAAGGGTTATACGTAATGTGAGGGAATTGACTATCAAGAGACCTTTTCACCTGTTGTGAAGATGAGCATAGTAAGATCAATTTTAGCTCTTGCAGCTATTCATAACTGGTACTTACATAAGCTAGATGTAAATAATGCCTTTTTACATGGGGACCTtgaagaagaagt
This Malania oleifera isolate guangnan ecotype guangnan chromosome 11, ASM2987363v1, whole genome shotgun sequence DNA region includes the following protein-coding sequences:
- the LOC131167700 gene encoding uncharacterized protein LOC131167700 produces the protein MGLNDAYSQICGQILLTDPLPSIGKVYALIVQEECQRTAAGHVPSIESAAMLSKNYSSNAHQQRYQKNKKQKGRCSHWGHENHSAERCYKLHGYPPGYKFTKNKPASRYTTSAHQVIADKDSIAANSCPFTPEQCEQLLSLLKAPNSSSLSTAFAINNNTTYSYVRTL